Proteins co-encoded in one Hymenobacter swuensis DY53 genomic window:
- a CDS encoding SMUG2 DNA glycosylase family protein codes for MSFASRLLPFLTEFPLPPALPDGVTAVSPYQEPSPRALLTQFAHRYYTGVQPRVALLGINPGRLGNGRTGVAFTDPVALQECCGIPNELPRRREPSSQFVYEVVQALGGPTAFYQQFYLGSLYPLVLLKDNRNYNYYDSPALQKALLPAIRESLHRQVTEVGLARRTAICLGRRNALLLHRLNQELGLFRHIHVLDHPRYLMQYKRRDLLANVARYVEVLTQTLRCE; via the coding sequence ATGTCCTTCGCCTCCCGTTTGCTGCCTTTTCTCACTGAGTTTCCGCTGCCCCCGGCCTTGCCCGACGGCGTTACGGCCGTCAGCCCCTACCAGGAACCCAGCCCCCGGGCATTGCTCACGCAGTTTGCCCACCGCTACTACACCGGCGTGCAGCCCCGGGTAGCCCTGCTGGGCATCAACCCAGGCCGCCTGGGCAACGGCCGCACCGGCGTGGCCTTCACCGACCCTGTGGCGCTGCAGGAGTGCTGCGGTATTCCCAACGAGCTGCCCCGACGGCGGGAACCGTCCAGTCAGTTTGTGTACGAGGTGGTGCAGGCGCTGGGCGGCCCGACGGCGTTTTACCAGCAGTTTTACCTGGGTTCCCTCTACCCGCTGGTGCTGCTGAAAGATAACCGCAACTACAACTACTACGACTCGCCGGCCCTGCAGAAGGCCCTGCTGCCCGCCATACGCGAGTCCCTGCACCGGCAAGTGACGGAAGTAGGACTGGCCCGTCGTACTGCCATCTGCCTGGGCCGCCGCAACGCCCTGCTGCTGCACCGCCTCAACCAAGAGCTGGGCTTGTTCCGGCACATCCACGTCCTCGACCACCCCCGCTACCTCATGCAGTACAAGCGCCGCGACCTGCTCGCAAACGTGGCGCGCTACGTGGAAGTGCTGACGCAGACGCTGCGCTGTGAGTGA
- the pabB gene encoding aminodeoxychorismate synthase component I has translation MSATSLSVPLTRLPADFRARALRWAAQFPYCAYFEPNDLTYPEGPFRRLLGVAAEAPTAPHTLAELQTELVGSSSTAPRFGFLTYEVKNEIEALHSHNDSGLAWPALHFFEPQTWLTWETDTMTLHGRTAGVLAAILATEVPTTAAPTVPPLTPRMPKADYLAAVEAVREDILNGEVYELNLCQEFYAEGVQLDPADVFLRLNAASPAPFAGFVRHQQHYLLCASPERFLSRHGTTLVSQPIKGTIRRGLTSAEDEQQRHQLLHDEKERAENLMIVDLVRNDLARVARTGTVQVLELFGLYPFRHVWQMISTVTAELPPATSLPAILRAAFPMGSMTGAPKIRAMQLIEHYERTRRGLYSGSIGYVLPDGTFDFNVVIRSLQYRPDTGYLSFQVGSAITYDSVPEREYEECLLKARAILEVLGAKIR, from the coding sequence GTGTCTGCCACTTCCCTTTCTGTTCCGCTTACCCGGCTGCCGGCCGATTTCCGGGCCCGGGCCCTGCGCTGGGCCGCGCAGTTTCCGTACTGTGCCTACTTCGAGCCCAACGACCTGACGTACCCCGAAGGCCCGTTCCGGCGGCTGCTGGGCGTGGCCGCCGAAGCGCCCACCGCCCCCCATACCCTGGCCGAACTGCAAACGGAGTTGGTCGGCAGTAGTTCGACTGCGCCCCGGTTCGGGTTCCTGACGTACGAGGTCAAAAACGAAATTGAGGCCCTGCACAGCCACAACGACTCGGGGCTGGCGTGGCCGGCGCTGCACTTCTTCGAGCCCCAGACCTGGCTGACCTGGGAAACCGACACGATGACCCTGCACGGCCGCACGGCCGGGGTACTGGCCGCTATTCTGGCCACCGAAGTGCCGACAACGGCCGCTCCCACCGTACCGCCCCTGACGCCCCGCATGCCTAAAGCCGACTACCTGGCGGCCGTGGAAGCCGTGCGCGAGGATATTCTCAACGGCGAAGTGTACGAGCTTAACTTGTGTCAGGAATTCTACGCCGAGGGCGTGCAGCTCGACCCCGCAGACGTATTTCTGCGCCTGAACGCGGCCTCGCCGGCCCCGTTTGCGGGCTTCGTGCGGCACCAGCAACATTACCTGCTGTGCGCCTCGCCCGAGCGGTTTTTGTCGCGCCACGGCACCACCCTGGTATCCCAGCCCATCAAGGGCACCATCCGGCGCGGCCTCACCTCGGCCGAGGACGAGCAACAGCGCCACCAGCTGCTGCACGACGAAAAGGAGCGGGCCGAGAACCTGATGATTGTGGACTTGGTGCGCAACGACCTGGCCCGCGTGGCCCGCACCGGCACCGTACAGGTGCTCGAACTGTTCGGCCTCTACCCTTTCCGCCACGTCTGGCAGATGATTTCCACCGTCACGGCCGAGCTGCCGCCCGCCACCAGCCTGCCCGCCATTCTGCGGGCGGCCTTCCCGATGGGCTCCATGACAGGCGCGCCAAAAATCCGGGCCATGCAGCTCATTGAGCACTACGAGCGTACCCGCCGGGGCTTATATAGCGGCAGTATCGGCTACGTGCTACCCGATGGCACCTTCGATTTCAACGTAGTCATTCGCAGCCTGCAGTACCGCCCCGATACCGGCTACCTCAGCTTCCAGGTCGGCTCGGCCATCACCTACGACTCGGTGCCGGAGCGCGAGTATGAGGAGTGCCTGCTGAAAGCCCGCGCCATTCTGGAGGTACTGGGCGCGAAAATCCGGTGA
- a CDS encoding zinc ribbon domain-containing protein codes for MISNPSAETPVASKLEALLNLQRIDSQLDEIRRVRGDLPEEVQDLEDEIAGYEVRVSKFDEEISSLNDQIKQRKQNAKDADGLIKRYEEQQTNVRNNREYEAIAKEIELQKLEIQISEKKIKESQYQIELKNNEISGTKQRLDERKKDLTNKKSELETIVGESEADEQKLMDERGEAVKPIEDRLLTAYTRIRGNVRNGLAVVTVKRDACGGCFNTVPPQRQADIISHKKIIVCEHCGRVLADVEARVVA; via the coding sequence ATGATTTCTAATCCCTCCGCGGAAACCCCCGTTGCTAGTAAGCTGGAAGCCCTCCTGAACCTGCAGCGCATTGACTCGCAGCTCGACGAAATTCGGCGCGTGCGCGGCGACCTGCCCGAAGAAGTGCAGGACCTGGAGGACGAAATTGCTGGCTACGAGGTGCGCGTGAGCAAGTTCGACGAGGAAATTTCCAGCCTCAACGACCAGATCAAGCAGCGCAAGCAGAACGCCAAAGATGCCGATGGCCTGATCAAGCGCTACGAAGAGCAGCAGACCAACGTACGCAACAACCGCGAGTACGAGGCTATTGCCAAAGAAATTGAGCTTCAGAAGCTGGAAATCCAGATTTCGGAGAAGAAAATTAAGGAGTCGCAGTACCAGATTGAGTTGAAAAACAACGAAATCAGCGGCACCAAGCAGCGCCTCGACGAGCGGAAGAAGGACCTGACCAACAAGAAGTCGGAGCTGGAAACCATCGTGGGCGAGAGCGAAGCCGATGAGCAGAAGCTTATGGATGAGCGCGGCGAGGCTGTGAAGCCCATCGAAGACCGCTTGCTGACGGCCTACACCCGCATCCGCGGCAACGTGCGCAACGGTCTGGCCGTGGTGACGGTGAAGCGCGACGCCTGCGGCGGCTGCTTCAACACGGTACCGCCCCAGCGCCAGGCCGACATCATCTCGCACAAGAAAATCATCGTGTGTGAGCACTGTGGCCGCGTACTGGCCGACGTGGAGGCCCGCGTGGTAGCCTAG
- a CDS encoding Nif3-like dinuclear metal center hexameric protein produces MPKLLDLMRVLEAAAPLAYQESYDNAGLQCGDPQLEVRGVLIALDCTPAVVDEAIRRDCNVVVAHHPLIFKPLKRLTGANEVEQTLLKAIRHDVALYAAHTNLDNVRHGVNRKLAEKLGLLNLRILDPKPGLLGKLITYVPATHTEAVLAALYAAGAGQIGQYSGCSFRSEGTFTFTPGAGTTPFSGQPGQPHTGPEDRVEVLLPLHLHGAALRALQEAHPYEEVAYELIRLENVHQEVGSGMVGELPSPLAPAEFRQQLRAALGVPVVKHTEFEEPIRTVALCGGAGSFLIGKARAAGAQAYVTGDLKYHEYFGAEGRLMLCDVGHFESEQFTGEIFRDLLADKFGRTFALFIAETLTNPVRYDF; encoded by the coding sequence ATGCCCAAGCTCCTCGACCTTATGCGCGTGCTGGAAGCCGCCGCGCCCCTGGCCTACCAGGAAAGCTACGACAACGCCGGCCTGCAGTGCGGCGACCCGCAGCTGGAAGTGCGCGGCGTGCTCATCGCCCTCGACTGCACCCCGGCCGTGGTGGACGAGGCCATCCGGCGGGACTGCAACGTGGTAGTGGCCCACCACCCGCTCATCTTCAAGCCTCTCAAGCGCCTCACCGGGGCCAACGAGGTGGAGCAAACCCTACTCAAAGCCATCCGCCACGACGTGGCCCTCTACGCCGCCCATACTAACCTCGATAACGTGCGCCACGGCGTGAACCGCAAGCTGGCCGAAAAGCTGGGCCTGCTGAACCTGCGCATCCTCGACCCCAAGCCCGGCCTGCTCGGCAAGCTCATCACCTATGTGCCCGCCACCCATACCGAGGCCGTGCTGGCGGCCCTCTACGCCGCCGGAGCCGGCCAGATCGGGCAGTATTCCGGGTGCAGTTTCCGCTCCGAGGGCACCTTCACCTTCACGCCCGGGGCGGGCACCACGCCCTTCAGTGGCCAGCCCGGCCAGCCCCACACCGGCCCCGAGGACCGCGTGGAAGTGCTCCTGCCCCTGCACCTGCACGGCGCCGCCCTTCGGGCGCTGCAAGAGGCCCACCCCTACGAGGAAGTGGCCTACGAGCTCATCAGGCTGGAAAACGTGCACCAGGAGGTAGGCTCCGGCATGGTGGGCGAGCTGCCCTCGCCCCTCGCCCCCGCCGAGTTCCGGCAGCAGTTGCGCGCGGCATTGGGCGTACCCGTGGTGAAGCACACCGAGTTTGAGGAGCCCATCCGCACGGTGGCCTTGTGCGGCGGCGCGGGCAGCTTCCTCATTGGCAAGGCCCGCGCCGCCGGGGCCCAGGCCTACGTCACCGGCGACCTGAAATACCACGAATACTTCGGGGCCGAAGGCCGCCTGATGCTCTGCGACGTAGGGCACTTTGAGAGCGAGCAGTTTACGGGCGAAATCTTCCGGGATTTGCTTGCCGATAAGTTTGGGCGTACTTTTGCGCTCTTCATTGCAGAGACCCTCACCAACCCCGTCCGTTATGATTTCTAA
- a CDS encoding tetratricopeptide repeat protein — protein MIFRAVVRRGFRSGTPWLFWLLLVATALPHALHSEPLREMLTPTQARAYAEVLKMRRPQLTGTEAGTLLVQDCLGITELLVSQDATRYAATVAAQDARLKLLAQQPAGPLQAYAAAEIRLHQAAAQVVFGHEVQGAWSLRQSYLAMQQVVRRYPQYMPARKTLGMLQFFIGSLPESYRWFLKLLGLPGSVEAGLHNLRRAATEPNDFQLESRLILALLEETYYKKPEAALALMETLRRQQPDNLLISYLLISQLKKQHRTEAALAAYRARPTGPGYLPLPYLHHMAADLLLYQGQYVASQRANEQFLQEYQGPHYRKDAYFKLYLAAWLNADAPAAAQYRRRIGSGGSTVLEEDTYAQRFFDDKQPLNARLTRARLQIDGGYYREALATLDGFRTTAATPLRDRLEEPYRRARALHLLGRPDSARPFYARTIALGGTAPYYFAPQSALQLGYLAQAAGQPALARQYFRQALSYPRHEYKNSTDTKAKLALKELE, from the coding sequence ATGATTTTTCGCGCAGTGGTACGTCGTGGATTTCGCAGTGGTACGCCGTGGCTGTTCTGGCTGCTGCTGGTTGCTACTGCGTTACCCCATGCCCTCCACAGTGAGCCGCTGCGGGAAATGCTAACGCCCACCCAAGCCCGCGCCTACGCCGAGGTACTGAAGATGCGCCGCCCCCAGCTCACGGGCACCGAGGCGGGTACCCTGCTGGTGCAGGACTGCCTCGGCATCACGGAGCTGCTGGTCAGCCAGGATGCTACGCGCTACGCGGCCACCGTGGCGGCGCAGGATGCGCGGCTCAAGCTGCTGGCCCAGCAGCCGGCCGGGCCGCTACAGGCCTACGCCGCCGCCGAAATCCGCCTGCACCAGGCTGCGGCCCAGGTGGTGTTCGGGCACGAGGTGCAGGGAGCCTGGAGCCTGCGCCAGAGCTATTTGGCCATGCAGCAGGTGGTGCGCCGCTACCCGCAGTACATGCCGGCGCGCAAAACGCTAGGGATGCTGCAGTTTTTCATCGGCTCCCTGCCGGAGTCGTACCGCTGGTTTCTGAAGCTGCTGGGGCTGCCGGGCTCCGTGGAGGCGGGCCTGCACAACCTGCGCCGGGCCGCCACCGAGCCCAACGACTTCCAGCTGGAAAGCCGCCTGATTCTGGCGTTGCTGGAGGAAACCTACTACAAGAAGCCTGAGGCAGCCTTGGCCCTGATGGAAACCCTGCGCCGTCAGCAGCCCGATAATCTGCTCATCAGCTACCTGCTCATCAGTCAGCTCAAGAAGCAGCACCGCACCGAGGCCGCTTTGGCCGCCTACCGCGCCCGGCCCACCGGCCCCGGCTACCTGCCGCTGCCCTACCTGCACCACATGGCCGCCGATTTGCTGCTCTACCAGGGCCAGTACGTGGCTTCCCAGCGGGCTAACGAGCAGTTTCTGCAGGAATACCAGGGCCCGCACTACCGCAAAGACGCCTACTTCAAGCTCTACCTGGCCGCCTGGCTGAACGCCGATGCCCCGGCCGCCGCCCAGTACCGCCGCCGCATCGGCAGCGGGGGCAGCACGGTGCTGGAAGAGGACACCTACGCCCAACGCTTCTTCGACGATAAGCAGCCCCTCAACGCCCGCCTCACCCGGGCCCGCCTCCAGATTGACGGCGGCTACTACCGCGAGGCTCTGGCGACCCTCGACGGCTTCCGGACCACGGCCGCCACGCCCCTGCGCGACCGGCTGGAGGAGCCCTACCGCCGCGCCCGGGCCCTGCACCTGCTCGGCCGCCCCGATTCGGCCCGCCCGTTCTACGCCCGCACCATTGCCCTGGGCGGCACCGCCCCGTACTACTTCGCCCCGCAGTCGGCGCTGCAGCTGGGCTACCTGGCGCAGGCGGCCGGGCAACCGGCCCTGGCCCGACAGTATTTCCGGCAGGCCCTAAGCTACCCCCGGCACGAGTACAAAAACAGCACCGATACCAAAGCCAAACTGGCCCTGAAAGAGTTGGAATAA